From Triticum aestivum cultivar Chinese Spring chromosome 4A, IWGSC CS RefSeq v2.1, whole genome shotgun sequence, a single genomic window includes:
- the LOC123081822 gene encoding 17.9 kDa class I heat shock protein-like, which translates to MSLIPRGKAFDPFSLDLTDPFDGFPFGSGGSSSFFPSFPRASSETAAFAGARIDWKETPEAHVFKADVPGLKKEEVKVEVEDGNVLQISGERNKEQEEKTGTWHRVERSSGKFLRRFRLPDNAKADQIKAAMENGLLTVTVPKKEVKKPEVKSIQISG; encoded by the coding sequence ATGTCGCTGATTCCCCGCGGCAAAGCCTTCGACCCCTTCTCCCTTGACCTCACGGACCCCTTCGATGGCTTCCCCTTCGgctccggcggcagcagcagcttcTTCCCCTCGTTCCCGCGCGCATCCTCCGAGACCGCGGCCTTCGCCGGCGCGCGGATCGACTGGAAGGAGACTCCCGAGGCGCACGTGTTCAAGGCGGACGTGCCGGGGCTGAAGAAGGAGGAAGTgaaggtggaggtggaggacggcaACGTGCTCCAGATCAGCGGCGAGCGCAACAAAGAGCAGGAGGAGAAGACGGGCACGTGGCACAGGGTGGAGCGCAGCAGCGGCAAGTTCCTGCGCAGGTTCCGCCTCCCGGACAACGCCAAGGCGGACCAGATCAAGGCGGccatggagaacggcctgctcacAGTCACCGTGCCCAAGAAGGAGGTCAAGAAGCCCGAGGTCAAGTCCATCCAGATTTCTGGCTAG